A region from the Prionailurus viverrinus isolate Anna chromosome E2, UM_Priviv_1.0, whole genome shotgun sequence genome encodes:
- the ZBTB32 gene encoding zinc finger and BTB domain-containing protein 32 isoform X5 produces MGHSLCTPITGAWQEVWPQDQRIPLSLNPEKGLWNHSQLASSSPAPGSLPQGSEKLSPGDMEDCNQKHTGALATCVSQVSTAGPPRQQPPPPPPARSRPYSCSVCGKRFTLKHQMETHYRVHTGEKPFSCSLCPQRSRDFSAMTKHLRTHGVAPYRCPLCRAGCPSLASMQAHMRSHSPSQLPPGWTIRSTFLYSSSSRPSRASTSPCRSPSSTT; encoded by the exons ATGGGCCATTCTCTCTG CACCCCCATCACTGGAGCCTGGCAGGAGGTCTGGCCTCAGGACCAGAG gaTCCCACTGTCCCTGAACCCTGAGAAAGGTCTCTGGAACCACAGCCAGTTGGCCTCCTCCAGTCCTGCCCCAG GTTCCCTCCCCCAGGGCTCCGAAAAGCTCAGCCCTGGGGACATGGAAGACTGTAATCAGAAGCACACAG GTGCACTTGCAACCTGTGTGAGTCAGGTGAGCACAGCAGGCCCGCCTCGCCaacaacctcccccaccccctcctgctcGGTCTCGGCCCTATTCTTGTTCTGTCTGTGGAAAGAGGTTCACACTCAAGCATCAGATGGAGACACACTACCGAGTCCACACAG GAGAGAAGCCCTTTTCCTGCAGCCTATGTCCCCAGCGCTCCCGGGACTTCTCAGCCATGACCAAACACCTGCGGACGCATGGGGTCGCACCCTACCGCTGCCCTCTGTGCCGGGCGGGCTGCCCCAGCCTAGCCTCCATGCAGGCGCACATGCGCAGCCACTCACCCAGCCAGCTCCCACCTGGATGGACCATTCGCTCCACATTCCTCTACTCCTCCTCTTCAAGGCCATCCCGGGCCTCGACTTCTCCCTGTAGATCCCCTTCCTCCACCACCTGA
- the ZBTB32 gene encoding zinc finger and BTB domain-containing protein 32 isoform X3, which translates to MLRMLSRCGPHCSQSASASGRRASCARAQASSSWPHAHPYFLTDTGSCTALSVCEAVGRRTGSESKIPGYKNGARCIRKMDIVPEHRKSTPITGAWQEVWPQDQRIPLSLNPEKGLWNHSQLASSSPAPGSLPQGSEKLSPGDMEDCNQKHTGALATCVSQVSTAGPPRQQPPPPPPARSRPYSCSVCGKRFTLKHQMETHYRVHTGEKPFSCSLCPQRSRDFSAMTKHLRTHGVAPYRCPLCRAGCPSLASMQAHMRSHSPSQLPPGWTIRSTFLYSSSSRPSRASTSPCRSPSSTT; encoded by the exons ATGTTGAGAATGCTCAGTAGATGCGGTCCACACTGCAGCCAATCAGCGTCCGCCTCAGGGAGACGAGCGAGCTGCGCACGCGCCCAGGCTTCGAGCTCCTGGCCTCACGCTCATCCCTACTTTCTAACGGACACTGGATCTTGCACTGCCCTCAGTGTATGTGAGGCTGTGGGAAGAAGAACAGGGTCTGAGTCA AAGATACCAGGCTATAAAAATGGGGCCAGATGCATAAGGAAGATGGATATTGTACCGGAGCATAGAAAGAG CACCCCCATCACTGGAGCCTGGCAGGAGGTCTGGCCTCAGGACCAGAG gaTCCCACTGTCCCTGAACCCTGAGAAAGGTCTCTGGAACCACAGCCAGTTGGCCTCCTCCAGTCCTGCCCCAG GTTCCCTCCCCCAGGGCTCCGAAAAGCTCAGCCCTGGGGACATGGAAGACTGTAATCAGAAGCACACAG GTGCACTTGCAACCTGTGTGAGTCAGGTGAGCACAGCAGGCCCGCCTCGCCaacaacctcccccaccccctcctgctcGGTCTCGGCCCTATTCTTGTTCTGTCTGTGGAAAGAGGTTCACACTCAAGCATCAGATGGAGACACACTACCGAGTCCACACAG GAGAGAAGCCCTTTTCCTGCAGCCTATGTCCCCAGCGCTCCCGGGACTTCTCAGCCATGACCAAACACCTGCGGACGCATGGGGTCGCACCCTACCGCTGCCCTCTGTGCCGGGCGGGCTGCCCCAGCCTAGCCTCCATGCAGGCGCACATGCGCAGCCACTCACCCAGCCAGCTCCCACCTGGATGGACCATTCGCTCCACATTCCTCTACTCCTCCTCTTCAAGGCCATCCCGGGCCTCGACTTCTCCCTGTAGATCCCCTTCCTCCACCACCTGA
- the ZBTB32 gene encoding zinc finger and BTB domain-containing protein 32 isoform X1, producing MSKKHLTCPRTDCRAICESLVIHMQNDPLRLVPRQGTMPLFRTRLPSPYSSDRLVRLAARLRPALCDTLITVGSQEFAAHSLVLAGASQQLGRRGRWALVKGISPSTFAQLLYFVYGETVELQPGELGPLEEAARALGVQSLEDACRRVRWDGVRELGPGLRGHQEEPEKPTRDSERGLGGHGEQRPEKCVSAHRIEWETLHEQRPPRESPERAEPLQEGEGEEMSSKEKLKQSPLGHGGIDGKQEVIMWVTESPGSSDERLREFPDPLPPPGSLQNSVIPRPWWAETPWLGEGQPALWSILLLPPRYGTPFSHSTPITGAWQEVWPQDQRIPLSLNPEKGLWNHSQLASSSPAPGSLPQGSEKLSPGDMEDCNQKHTGALATCVSQVSTAGPPRQQPPPPPPARSRPYSCSVCGKRFTLKHQMETHYRVHTGEKPFSCSLCPQRSRDFSAMTKHLRTHGVAPYRCPLCRAGCPSLASMQAHMRSHSPSQLPPGWTIRSTFLYSSSSRPSRASTSPCRSPSSTT from the exons ATGAGCAAGAAGCATCTAACCTGTCCAAGGACTGACTGCAGAGCAATCTGTGAATCCCTTGTCATTCACATGCAAAATG ATCCTCTGAGATTGGTACCCAGGCAAGGCACGATGCCCTTGTTCCGGACAAGACTGCCTAGCCCCTACAGCTCTGATCGGCTGGTACGGCTAGCAGCCAGGCTCCGGCCAGCATTATGTGATACCCTGATCACTGTGGGGAGCCAGGAATTCGCTGCCCACAGCCTGGTGCTGGCAGGTGCGAGCCAGCAGCTGGGCCGTAGGGGCCGCTGGGCTCTGGTGAAAGGCATCAGCCCTTCTACCTTTGCCCAGCTTCTGTACTTTGTTTATGGGGAGACTGTAGAGCTGCAGCCGGGGGAACTGGGGCCCCTTGAGGAAGCGGCCAGGGCCTTGGGGGTGCAGTCCCTGGAAGACGCATGCAGGAGGGTTCGATGGGATGGGGTTAGAGAGCTGGGTCCAGGGCTGAGGGGACATCAGGAGGAGCCAGAGAAACCCACAAGGGATTCTGAAAGAGGACTGGGGGGACATGGAGAGCAGAGACCAGAAAAATGTGTTAGTGCTCATAGAATAGAATGGGAGACACTGCATGAGCAAAGGCCACCAAGAGAGAGCCCCGAGAGAGCAGAACCACTGCAGGAGGGTGAAGGGGAGGAGATGAGCTCAAAGGAGAAACTCAAGCAATCCCCTCTTGGCCATGGGGGAATAGATGGAAAGCAAGAAGTGATTATGTGGGTGACAGAGAGCCCAGGGAGTTCTGATGAAAGACTTCGGGAGTTCCctgacccccttcccccaccaggcTCCCTCCAAAACAGCGTCATTCCTAGGCCCTGGTGGGCTGAGACCCCTTGGTTGGGGGAGGGCCAGCCTGCCCTGTGGAGCATCCTGCTGTTGCCACCCAGATATGGCACTCCCTTCTCTCATAGCACCCCCATCACTGGAGCCTGGCAGGAGGTCTGGCCTCAGGACCAGAG gaTCCCACTGTCCCTGAACCCTGAGAAAGGTCTCTGGAACCACAGCCAGTTGGCCTCCTCCAGTCCTGCCCCAG GTTCCCTCCCCCAGGGCTCCGAAAAGCTCAGCCCTGGGGACATGGAAGACTGTAATCAGAAGCACACAG GTGCACTTGCAACCTGTGTGAGTCAGGTGAGCACAGCAGGCCCGCCTCGCCaacaacctcccccaccccctcctgctcGGTCTCGGCCCTATTCTTGTTCTGTCTGTGGAAAGAGGTTCACACTCAAGCATCAGATGGAGACACACTACCGAGTCCACACAG GAGAGAAGCCCTTTTCCTGCAGCCTATGTCCCCAGCGCTCCCGGGACTTCTCAGCCATGACCAAACACCTGCGGACGCATGGGGTCGCACCCTACCGCTGCCCTCTGTGCCGGGCGGGCTGCCCCAGCCTAGCCTCCATGCAGGCGCACATGCGCAGCCACTCACCCAGCCAGCTCCCACCTGGATGGACCATTCGCTCCACATTCCTCTACTCCTCCTCTTCAAGGCCATCCCGGGCCTCGACTTCTCCCTGTAGATCCCCTTCCTCCACCACCTGA
- the ZBTB32 gene encoding zinc finger and BTB domain-containing protein 32 isoform X4 → MEDCEVRGGASSRGAPGAPTAVQSMRCPGGSYNRTPITGAWQEVWPQDQRIPLSLNPEKGLWNHSQLASSSPAPGSLPQGSEKLSPGDMEDCNQKHTGALATCVSQVSTAGPPRQQPPPPPPARSRPYSCSVCGKRFTLKHQMETHYRVHTGEKPFSCSLCPQRSRDFSAMTKHLRTHGVAPYRCPLCRAGCPSLASMQAHMRSHSPSQLPPGWTIRSTFLYSSSSRPSRASTSPCRSPSSTT, encoded by the exons ATGGAAGACTGTGAGGTCAGGGGCGGGGCTAGCTCCAGGGgggccccaggagccccaacagcAGTTCAGAGCATGCGGTGTCCAGGAGGAAGCTACAACCG CACCCCCATCACTGGAGCCTGGCAGGAGGTCTGGCCTCAGGACCAGAG gaTCCCACTGTCCCTGAACCCTGAGAAAGGTCTCTGGAACCACAGCCAGTTGGCCTCCTCCAGTCCTGCCCCAG GTTCCCTCCCCCAGGGCTCCGAAAAGCTCAGCCCTGGGGACATGGAAGACTGTAATCAGAAGCACACAG GTGCACTTGCAACCTGTGTGAGTCAGGTGAGCACAGCAGGCCCGCCTCGCCaacaacctcccccaccccctcctgctcGGTCTCGGCCCTATTCTTGTTCTGTCTGTGGAAAGAGGTTCACACTCAAGCATCAGATGGAGACACACTACCGAGTCCACACAG GAGAGAAGCCCTTTTCCTGCAGCCTATGTCCCCAGCGCTCCCGGGACTTCTCAGCCATGACCAAACACCTGCGGACGCATGGGGTCGCACCCTACCGCTGCCCTCTGTGCCGGGCGGGCTGCCCCAGCCTAGCCTCCATGCAGGCGCACATGCGCAGCCACTCACCCAGCCAGCTCCCACCTGGATGGACCATTCGCTCCACATTCCTCTACTCCTCCTCTTCAAGGCCATCCCGGGCCTCGACTTCTCCCTGTAGATCCCCTTCCTCCACCACCTGA
- the ZBTB32 gene encoding zinc finger and BTB domain-containing protein 32 isoform X2 has product MPLFRTRLPSPYSSDRLVRLAARLRPALCDTLITVGSQEFAAHSLVLAGSLQNSVIPRPWWAETPWLGEGQPALWSILLLPPRYGTPFSHSTPITGAWQEVWPQDQRIPLSLNPEKGLWNHSQLASSSPAPGSLPQGSEKLSPGDMEDCNQKHTGALATCVSQVSTAGPPRQQPPPPPPARSRPYSCSVCGKRFTLKHQMETHYRVHTGEKPFSCSLCPQRSRDFSAMTKHLRTHGVAPYRCPLCRAGCPSLASMQAHMRSHSPSQLPPGWTIRSTFLYSSSSRPSRASTSPCRSPSSTT; this is encoded by the exons ATGCCCTTGTTCCGGACAAGACTGCCTAGCCCCTACAGCTCTGATCGGCTGGTACGGCTAGCAGCCAGGCTCCGGCCAGCATTATGTGATACCCTGATCACTGTGGGGAGCCAGGAATTCGCTGCCCACAGCCTGGTGCTGGCAG gcTCCCTCCAAAACAGCGTCATTCCTAGGCCCTGGTGGGCTGAGACCCCTTGGTTGGGGGAGGGCCAGCCTGCCCTGTGGAGCATCCTGCTGTTGCCACCCAGATATGGCACTCCCTTCTCTCATAGCACCCCCATCACTGGAGCCTGGCAGGAGGTCTGGCCTCAGGACCAGAG gaTCCCACTGTCCCTGAACCCTGAGAAAGGTCTCTGGAACCACAGCCAGTTGGCCTCCTCCAGTCCTGCCCCAG GTTCCCTCCCCCAGGGCTCCGAAAAGCTCAGCCCTGGGGACATGGAAGACTGTAATCAGAAGCACACAG GTGCACTTGCAACCTGTGTGAGTCAGGTGAGCACAGCAGGCCCGCCTCGCCaacaacctcccccaccccctcctgctcGGTCTCGGCCCTATTCTTGTTCTGTCTGTGGAAAGAGGTTCACACTCAAGCATCAGATGGAGACACACTACCGAGTCCACACAG GAGAGAAGCCCTTTTCCTGCAGCCTATGTCCCCAGCGCTCCCGGGACTTCTCAGCCATGACCAAACACCTGCGGACGCATGGGGTCGCACCCTACCGCTGCCCTCTGTGCCGGGCGGGCTGCCCCAGCCTAGCCTCCATGCAGGCGCACATGCGCAGCCACTCACCCAGCCAGCTCCCACCTGGATGGACCATTCGCTCCACATTCCTCTACTCCTCCTCTTCAAGGCCATCCCGGGCCTCGACTTCTCCCTGTAGATCCCCTTCCTCCACCACCTGA
- the ZBTB32 gene encoding zinc finger and BTB domain-containing protein 32 isoform X6, giving the protein MEDCNQKHTGALATCVSQVSTAGPPRQQPPPPPPARSRPYSCSVCGKRFTLKHQMETHYRVHTGEKPFSCSLCPQRSRDFSAMTKHLRTHGVAPYRCPLCRAGCPSLASMQAHMRSHSPSQLPPGWTIRSTFLYSSSSRPSRASTSPCRSPSSTT; this is encoded by the exons ATGGAAGACTGTAATCAGAAGCACACAG GTGCACTTGCAACCTGTGTGAGTCAGGTGAGCACAGCAGGCCCGCCTCGCCaacaacctcccccaccccctcctgctcGGTCTCGGCCCTATTCTTGTTCTGTCTGTGGAAAGAGGTTCACACTCAAGCATCAGATGGAGACACACTACCGAGTCCACACAG GAGAGAAGCCCTTTTCCTGCAGCCTATGTCCCCAGCGCTCCCGGGACTTCTCAGCCATGACCAAACACCTGCGGACGCATGGGGTCGCACCCTACCGCTGCCCTCTGTGCCGGGCGGGCTGCCCCAGCCTAGCCTCCATGCAGGCGCACATGCGCAGCCACTCACCCAGCCAGCTCCCACCTGGATGGACCATTCGCTCCACATTCCTCTACTCCTCCTCTTCAAGGCCATCCCGGGCCTCGACTTCTCCCTGTAGATCCCCTTCCTCCACCACCTGA